The Solibacillus sp. FSL R7-0682 genome includes a window with the following:
- a CDS encoding Na+/H+ antiporter subunit A translates to MIVASSILLPFIAAALIPLIYRRFKNIHLGWFVLVVPVVLFSLLATYIPRIASGETFVKTFEWIPSFGINITTYLDGLSMIFGLLITGVGSLVILYSIFYLSTKESLHHFYCYLLLFMGAMLGVVFSDNLMVLYVFWELTSVSSFLLIAFWHHRKASRAGARKAMLITVSGGVAMLAGFLMLYVMTGTFSIREIIANLDVVQSSAMFVPAMLLVLLGAFTKSAQFPFHIWLPDAMEAPTPVSAYLHSATMVKAGIYLVARTTPIFGGHEVWFWMVSGVGILTLFWGSLNAVRQYDLKALLAYSTISQLGLIMSLFGLGSAALHLGYSTGSIIYTQATFAALFHLINHSTFKGALFMMVGIVDHEVGTRDIRRLGGLMSLMPFTFTIAVIGSFSMAGLPPFNGFLSKEMFFMATVKITQLDIFSLNSVGLLFPIVAWIASVFTFIYCVIIVMRTFFGKIQPDRLEKPPHEAPIGMLISPYILIGLVIGIFIFPNVLGHYILRPAMASIYPMFPSTEDMTPHISAWHGYISTELIMTFGVIVAGIFLYRTLKKWRPVYQLIPPNYTLNGLYERVIGFSENYSERVTKRYMNGNLTYYFTYIYVFFVAILAGYMIYADVFSWDPSKDSVIEPYELILVFVMIFAAMAILFAKQRITVVLLNGVLGYSVAFFFVVFRAPDLALTQLVVESVTTALFLLSFKFLPKLSKEKVSKGWRATKATISIAVGATVTLIGLTVMNYEKFEPISAYFEDSYNLAGGKNIVNTILGDFRAFDTMLEVVVLFIAGLGVYTLIKLKAKKGDADVEN, encoded by the coding sequence TTGATTGTTGCATCTTCAATTTTACTTCCCTTTATCGCTGCGGCATTGATTCCGCTAATATACAGGCGATTCAAAAACATTCACTTAGGATGGTTTGTTTTAGTAGTACCCGTTGTTTTATTTTCGTTATTAGCTACATATATCCCTCGAATCGCAAGTGGCGAAACATTTGTTAAAACATTCGAGTGGATCCCCTCATTCGGTATTAATATAACAACTTACTTAGACGGCTTGAGTATGATTTTTGGTTTACTCATCACGGGCGTAGGTAGTTTAGTTATATTATATTCTATTTTTTATTTATCAACGAAAGAATCGCTACATCATTTCTATTGTTATTTATTACTTTTCATGGGCGCTATGCTAGGCGTTGTCTTTTCAGATAATTTAATGGTGTTATATGTGTTTTGGGAGTTGACAAGTGTTTCGTCATTCCTGTTAATCGCATTTTGGCATCATCGTAAAGCTTCACGTGCAGGTGCACGGAAGGCTATGCTCATCACTGTAAGTGGTGGCGTTGCCATGCTTGCTGGTTTTTTAATGTTATATGTAATGACGGGTACATTTAGTATTCGCGAAATTATAGCGAATTTAGATGTTGTTCAGTCAAGTGCAATGTTTGTTCCCGCAATGTTATTAGTGCTACTTGGTGCTTTTACTAAGTCCGCGCAATTCCCATTCCATATTTGGTTACCAGATGCGATGGAGGCACCAACACCGGTTTCTGCCTATTTACACTCCGCAACGATGGTAAAGGCCGGGATTTATTTAGTAGCCCGTACGACGCCGATTTTTGGAGGGCATGAAGTATGGTTCTGGATGGTAAGTGGTGTCGGTATTTTAACGTTATTCTGGGGCTCACTTAATGCGGTCCGTCAGTATGACTTAAAGGCATTACTAGCTTACTCTACAATTAGTCAGCTCGGATTAATTATGAGCTTATTTGGCCTCGGTTCTGCTGCATTACATTTAGGTTATTCAACAGGTTCTATTATTTATACGCAGGCGACGTTTGCTGCACTATTCCATTTGATCAATCACTCAACTTTTAAAGGCGCATTATTCATGATGGTTGGTATTGTCGACCATGAAGTTGGAACACGAGATATTCGTCGTTTAGGTGGTTTAATGTCACTCATGCCTTTTACCTTTACAATTGCCGTCATTGGTAGCTTCTCAATGGCAGGGTTACCACCATTTAACGGCTTCTTAAGTAAAGAAATGTTCTTTATGGCCACAGTAAAAATTACGCAGCTTGATATTTTCTCACTAAATAGTGTTGGATTATTATTTCCTATCGTTGCATGGATAGCGAGTGTATTTACGTTTATTTACTGTGTCATTATCGTGATGCGAACATTCTTCGGCAAAATTCAACCAGATCGTTTGGAGAAGCCACCGCATGAGGCCCCAATCGGCATGTTAATTTCACCGTATATTTTAATTGGGCTTGTTATTGGTATTTTTATTTTCCCGAACGTCCTCGGTCATTATATTTTAAGACCAGCGATGGCAAGTATTTATCCAATGTTCCCATCAACAGAAGATATGACGCCTCATATTTCAGCATGGCATGGTTATATCAGTACGGAATTAATAATGACATTTGGTGTTATTGTAGCTGGTATTTTCTTATACCGGACACTAAAGAAGTGGCGCCCAGTGTATCAGCTTATTCCACCAAACTATACGCTTAATGGCTTATATGAGCGTGTAATTGGATTTAGTGAAAACTATTCAGAGCGCGTAACAAAGCGTTATATGAATGGCAATTTAACTTATTACTTCACCTATATTTATGTATTCTTCGTGGCTATTTTGGCAGGCTATATGATTTATGCAGATGTATTTAGCTGGGATCCATCAAAGGATTCTGTTATCGAACCATATGAGTTAATTTTAGTGTTCGTGATGATATTTGCAGCAATGGCCATTTTATTTGCTAAGCAACGTATTACCGTCGTGTTATTAAATGGAGTTCTTGGATATTCAGTGGCGTTCTTCTTCGTTGTCTTCCGAGCACCAGATTTAGCTTTAACACAATTGGTTGTAGAATCAGTTACGACAGCGCTGTTTTTATTGTCCTTCAAGTTTTTACCTAAGCTTTCAAAGGAAAAGGTATCAAAGGGCTGGAGGGCAACAAAAGCAACGATTTCGATTGCTGTTGGTGCAACTGTTACATTGATTGGCTTAACAGTTATGAATTATGAAAAATTCGAACCAATTTCTGCTTATTTTGAGGACTCCTACAACTTGGCTGGTGGAAAAAATATCGTGAATACGATTTTAGGCGATTTCCGTGCATTCGATACAATGCTTGAAGTAGTCGTGCTATTTATTGCAGGGCTTGGCGTCTACACACTCATTAAGCTAAAGGCGAAAAAGGGGGATGCAGACGTTGAAAATTAA
- a CDS encoding universal stress protein produces the protein MKHVKGRMDESILVCVYYGQNGERLIRRGHKLATLLDCPLYVLTVDSKPLDAFDAEKSGYIEQWEQLTNELEVEKFIVKDNERRPIHKVITEIAMDYNITQIIVGQSAQSRWEEITKGSFLNVLLKEIPFVDFHIVSVKRPNDDELIDIFEKGVRAYLVEENEHYKVAFTCPKIISIEGIFFKEIGTDFDNGIFKFTYDNKMYEVNITEGIVTDPDRIPAAVRTAQG, from the coding sequence ATGAAACATGTAAAAGGTCGAATGGATGAAAGTATTTTAGTTTGTGTGTATTACGGACAAAACGGCGAACGCTTAATTCGTCGTGGACACAAACTAGCTACTTTACTAGACTGCCCACTATACGTGCTAACAGTCGATTCTAAGCCACTTGATGCATTTGATGCAGAAAAGTCCGGTTATATTGAACAGTGGGAACAGCTTACTAATGAATTAGAAGTGGAAAAATTCATCGTAAAAGACAATGAACGTCGCCCAATTCATAAAGTCATTACAGAAATTGCAATGGATTATAATATTACACAAATCATTGTAGGACAAAGTGCACAAAGTCGATGGGAAGAAATTACGAAAGGCTCTTTCTTAAATGTTTTACTGAAAGAAATTCCATTCGTCGATTTCCATATCGTATCAGTGAAACGTCCGAATGACGATGAGTTAATTGATATTTTTGAAAAAGGTGTACGTGCCTACCTAGTAGAAGAAAACGAGCATTATAAGGTTGCATTTACATGCCCGAAAATCATTTCAATCGAGGGGATATTCTTCAAGGAGATTGGAACAGATTTTGATAATGGTATTTTCAAATTTACGTATGACAACAAAATGTATGAAGTAAACATTACTGAAGGCATCGTTACAGATCCAGACCGTATTCCTGCTGCAGTACGGACTGCACAAGGATAA
- a CDS encoding MFS transporter yields MSTITQQHRSNPIYPVMVAIGVCHLINDTMQAVIPAMFPLLERDLGLTFTQLGMISFVLNIFASLLQPAVGFMTDKKPFPYALPLGMTSSFIGLTLLIVVDQYWMILLSVVFLGIGSAIFHPEGSRVSFMAAGNKRGLAQSIYQVGGNSGQALAPLLSAFLILPFGMNGVALVLVLTSIGIFLLTKIAAWYKRQLEEEKLSNVKKVLVSSLPPLTKRQVGKALVLLLVIIFARSFYVTNMTSFYVFYLIEVYKIKIEFGQLLIFIFMGLGVVGTFFGGPLSDRIGRKNAILISVIGPIPLCLALPFLPLPLVMIFLSIIGMLIMISFTVTVVYAQELVPTKIGTMAGLTVGVAFGMGAIGSVVIGMFMDQFGIEPTMIVVSCLTILLLVAFFLPKDKVAI; encoded by the coding sequence ATGTCAACTATTACACAACAACATCGATCGAATCCAATCTATCCAGTCATGGTTGCAATTGGTGTGTGTCATTTAATAAATGATACGATGCAGGCCGTAATTCCTGCGATGTTCCCATTGTTAGAGCGTGATTTAGGCTTAACTTTTACACAACTAGGGATGATTTCATTTGTATTAAATATATTTGCGAGTTTGTTGCAACCAGCTGTTGGATTTATGACTGATAAAAAGCCGTTTCCGTATGCATTACCATTAGGAATGACAAGTTCTTTTATCGGCTTAACATTACTAATTGTCGTTGATCAATATTGGATGATTTTATTGTCTGTCGTCTTTTTAGGGATAGGCTCGGCAATTTTCCATCCCGAAGGTTCCCGTGTATCATTTATGGCTGCAGGGAATAAGCGCGGATTGGCACAGTCCATTTATCAAGTAGGCGGAAATTCGGGACAAGCATTAGCGCCATTATTGAGTGCATTTTTAATTTTGCCCTTTGGTATGAATGGGGTAGCGCTTGTTTTAGTACTGACATCGATTGGTATTTTTTTATTAACTAAAATTGCGGCATGGTATAAGCGTCAGCTTGAAGAAGAGAAATTATCTAATGTTAAAAAAGTGCTCGTTTCTTCACTACCACCATTGACGAAAAGGCAAGTAGGGAAGGCGCTTGTGCTATTATTAGTCATTATTTTCGCTCGTTCATTTTATGTGACGAATATGACAAGTTTCTACGTGTTTTATTTGATCGAAGTGTACAAAATAAAAATTGAATTTGGACAATTACTAATTTTTATTTTCATGGGTTTAGGGGTTGTAGGAACATTTTTTGGTGGGCCGTTATCCGATCGAATTGGGAGAAAAAATGCAATTTTGATTTCTGTCATAGGGCCCATCCCACTTTGTTTAGCATTACCCTTTTTACCGTTACCACTCGTTATGATCTTTTTAAGCATTATCGGAATGCTTATTATGATTAGTTTTACTGTGACAGTAGTATACGCGCAAGAACTTGTCCCAACAAAAATTGGGACAATGGCAGGGTTAACGGTTGGAGTTGCATTTGGTATGGGTGCAATAGGTTCTGTAGTAATTGGGATGTTTATGGATCAATTTGGCATTGAGCCAACAATGATTGTTGTTTCTTGCTTAACCATACTTTTACTCGTTGCCTTTTTCCTACCGAAAGACAAAGTCGCAATTTAA
- a CDS encoding DUF421 domain-containing protein gives MELNLGEMLIRTSVAFFAILLLARIIGKKQLSQLTFFHYVTGITFGSIAAEISAQVETPFLDGLVSLTWWTVLTIFVSFLSLKSKKARVLFDDKPMIVIQNGVILNDNLKKSRLHTDELTMMLREQSIFSLDEVLYAVFETNGQLSVLKKPLMRTATAENVNVSAPSPQYLPTELISDGKIILENLAELELTEEWLLKKLSKKNIHSVEDVYYAQVLENGSLYISIKNASPPS, from the coding sequence ATGGAACTAAATTTAGGTGAAATGCTTATCCGGACGAGTGTTGCATTTTTTGCTATTTTACTGCTTGCGCGCATAATAGGCAAAAAACAACTCAGTCAGCTCACTTTTTTCCACTATGTAACAGGTATTACATTTGGCTCGATTGCCGCTGAAATTTCGGCACAGGTAGAAACACCATTTTTAGATGGACTTGTCTCATTAACTTGGTGGACTGTTTTAACGATTTTTGTCAGTTTTTTATCACTTAAATCAAAAAAAGCCCGTGTCCTTTTTGACGATAAACCGATGATTGTAATTCAAAATGGTGTCATACTAAATGACAACTTAAAAAAATCAAGGCTTCATACCGATGAATTAACAATGATGTTACGGGAACAAAGCATATTTTCTTTAGACGAAGTACTTTATGCTGTTTTTGAAACAAATGGTCAGTTAAGTGTCTTGAAAAAACCACTTATGCGTACTGCTACAGCGGAAAATGTAAATGTCTCAGCACCTTCACCTCAATATTTACCAACAGAGCTCATTTCTGATGGGAAAATTATTTTAGAAAACTTAGCTGAACTCGAGCTTACGGAGGAATGGCTATTAAAAAAATTGTCCAAAAAAAATATTCATTCCGTTGAGGATGTTTATTATGCCCAAGTTTTAGAAAATGGTTCACTATATATTAGTATTAAAAATGCTAGTCCACCTTCATAA
- a CDS encoding ABC transporter permease subunit has product MQQFRTLLLKEWRDSVRSFKILWIPLVFILLGVSDPLVNYFMDDIMKSVGNMPEGFSMTLPEFQPADLLAASTGQFQSIGLIVLIAAYIGIFSRERQNGTATLLYVRPISFTSLFFSKWVVASAIAVISAIAGYMGSIYYTVLLYGTVDWMKFLAMLTTYCVWLLFVMAITVAMSAAFSTAVAATITLLLIPFGLIVDALIGSFWTVTPWKLSNYGLALLTDSVLMKNYWWTFSAVVVLIIITIISGIMISKKRMNMLKI; this is encoded by the coding sequence ATGCAACAATTTAGGACGTTACTATTAAAAGAATGGCGGGACAGTGTAAGAAGCTTTAAAATACTTTGGATACCGCTCGTGTTTATATTACTTGGTGTTAGTGATCCATTAGTAAATTATTTTATGGATGATATTATGAAGTCCGTTGGCAATATGCCAGAAGGTTTTTCGATGACTTTACCGGAATTCCAACCTGCAGATTTATTAGCTGCTTCAACTGGTCAATTTCAATCCATCGGGCTAATTGTATTAATTGCAGCTTATATTGGCATCTTTAGTCGGGAACGTCAAAATGGTACAGCGACGTTGTTATATGTAAGACCGATTTCATTTACGTCACTATTTTTTAGTAAATGGGTAGTGGCAAGTGCTATAGCTGTAATCAGTGCAATAGCCGGTTATATGGGCAGCATATATTATACAGTGCTCTTATACGGAACTGTCGATTGGATGAAATTTTTGGCAATGCTCACAACATACTGTGTTTGGCTCCTCTTTGTAATGGCAATAACCGTCGCAATGAGTGCTGCCTTTTCAACAGCAGTTGCTGCCACGATTACACTGTTACTCATTCCATTTGGACTTATAGTGGATGCATTAATCGGTAGCTTTTGGACGGTGACGCCTTGGAAGCTATCAAATTATGGCTTAGCACTGTTAACAGATAGTGTGTTAATGAAAAATTATTGGTGGACGTTTAGTGCGGTAGTAGTACTAATAATTATTACTATAATTAGTGGAATTATGATAAGTAAAAAACGGATGAATATGTTAAAAATATAA
- a CDS encoding ABC transporter ATP-binding protein codes for MSCIEVKQLTKRYGENVVVDNISFTLEARTATALIGPNGAGKTTTLSMLAGLLPQSAGAIYMPGVTDVRTAIGFLPQYPQYYSWLTAIEYLQMVASLSGLEKRTIKKESQRMLEFVGLGDAMKKKTATFSGGMKQRLGIAQALIHKPKLLLLDEPVSALDPVGRREIMNLLKEIQQHTTILYSTHILNDAEEMTDQLLFMRNGQLVEQGSLEQVKAKFELPRYKVQFKNEAQAHQFASQSQLHATAVQNIVYVDILNDAPTMQQLLQRLVASPYEVEKVEREVASLEEIFMKVAGINATI; via the coding sequence ATGAGTTGCATTGAAGTAAAGCAACTGACGAAGCGATATGGAGAGAATGTGGTTGTCGATAATATTTCGTTTACTTTAGAAGCACGTACAGCTACGGCACTTATTGGTCCAAACGGTGCCGGAAAGACGACGACGTTATCGATGTTAGCAGGCTTACTTCCACAATCAGCAGGAGCTATTTACATGCCAGGGGTAACAGACGTGCGAACAGCAATTGGCTTTTTACCGCAATATCCTCAATATTATTCTTGGTTAACTGCAATAGAATATTTACAAATGGTAGCTAGTTTAAGTGGATTAGAGAAGCGAACAATTAAGAAGGAAAGTCAAAGAATGCTTGAGTTCGTAGGGCTTGGGGATGCAATGAAAAAAAAGACAGCAACTTTTTCTGGGGGAATGAAGCAACGTTTAGGCATTGCACAAGCATTAATTCATAAGCCGAAGCTACTTTTGTTAGATGAACCAGTGTCAGCGCTTGATCCAGTCGGGCGTAGGGAAATTATGAATTTATTAAAGGAAATTCAACAGCACACGACAATTTTATATTCCACACACATTTTAAATGACGCAGAAGAGATGACCGACCAATTGTTGTTTATGCGAAATGGTCAATTAGTGGAACAAGGCTCACTCGAGCAAGTAAAGGCAAAGTTTGAGCTACCACGCTATAAAGTACAGTTTAAGAACGAAGCACAGGCCCATCAATTTGCGAGCCAATCTCAGCTTCATGCAACAGCTGTGCAAAATATTGTTTATGTCGACATTTTAAATGATGCGCCAACGATGCAGCAATTGCTTCAACGACTAGTAGCCTCGCCTTACGAAGTCGAGAAAGTTGAACGTGAAGTAGCAAGTCTGGAGGAAATCTTTATGAAGGTGGCGGGAATAAATGCAACAATTTAG
- a CDS encoding PLD nuclease N-terminal domain-containing protein, with amino-acid sequence MEEILNIPWALIAPLLILQFVLAAVAIIDIVRAHETRGPKWVWIVVSLVVNTIGPILYFLIGRKNT; translated from the coding sequence ATGGAAGAAATCCTAAATATTCCGTGGGCATTGATTGCCCCATTACTTATTTTACAATTTGTTTTAGCGGCAGTTGCGATTATTGATATTGTGCGTGCCCATGAAACGCGCGGTCCAAAATGGGTGTGGATTGTTGTTTCATTAGTTGTTAATACAATTGGACCAATTCTTTACTTTTTAATCGGGCGTAAAAATACATGA
- a CDS encoding helix-turn-helix domain-containing protein, protein MNSFQFATIFTTRRKALNVTQEEIARYVGVSRAAVSKWEKGLSYPDILLLPKLAAYFNVSIDELLGYEPQMTEQRILETYATLAQAFATKPFEEVDKEIDTLLTEYYSCFPLILKMAQLYVNYSDVATNKAVLLEKVLALCIRVKLHSGDYKLANEALMLEALVYIMKGDAKQVLELLGEDVSIKLGVEELVATAQKMLGNTDKAKEILQVNMYQQLLSVVSNASETILLEIDHPAYFDETVRRINVLLETFELNKLNANTALVFYIKAASGYAMQQRLDDAFVCIENYVKTCMSITFPIRLQGDNFFYLLENWIEREVLLSSQAPRDDQTIKKALYESVAKNPLFAALQMDTRYQLVLRNLKHYLRLREE, encoded by the coding sequence ATGAATAGCTTTCAATTTGCCACAATCTTTACGACGAGACGTAAGGCATTAAATGTTACACAAGAGGAAATCGCACGCTATGTTGGGGTGTCAAGAGCAGCCGTTTCAAAATGGGAAAAGGGACTAAGTTATCCGGATATTTTACTGCTCCCAAAGCTCGCTGCCTATTTTAATGTATCGATTGATGAATTACTTGGTTATGAGCCACAAATGACCGAACAACGCATTTTAGAAACGTATGCAACACTTGCACAAGCATTTGCTACCAAACCTTTTGAAGAAGTAGATAAAGAAATTGATACGCTTTTAACAGAATATTATTCCTGCTTTCCACTTATTTTAAAAATGGCGCAACTGTATGTGAATTATTCTGACGTAGCAACGAATAAAGCGGTATTACTTGAGAAGGTGTTAGCATTATGTATCCGCGTGAAGCTTCATAGCGGGGATTACAAACTTGCAAATGAGGCACTTATGTTAGAAGCGCTTGTCTATATTATGAAAGGTGATGCAAAGCAAGTACTTGAGCTATTAGGTGAGGATGTATCAATAAAATTGGGTGTCGAAGAGCTTGTAGCAACAGCGCAAAAAATGCTCGGTAACACGGACAAAGCGAAGGAAATTTTGCAAGTCAATATGTATCAGCAACTATTATCGGTCGTATCGAATGCTTCTGAAACGATTTTGCTTGAAATTGATCATCCTGCTTATTTTGATGAAACAGTTCGCCGGATTAATGTATTGTTAGAAACATTTGAATTGAATAAGCTAAATGCAAATACAGCGCTTGTGTTTTACATTAAGGCAGCTAGTGGCTATGCGATGCAACAACGATTGGATGATGCGTTTGTTTGCATCGAAAACTATGTTAAAACATGTATGAGTATTACATTTCCTATTCGTCTTCAAGGAGATAACTTTTTTTACTTATTAGAAAATTGGATTGAGCGTGAAGTACTATTAAGCTCACAGGCACCACGCGATGATCAAACGATTAAAAAGGCATTGTATGAAAGTGTGGCGAAAAATCCATTGTTTGCAGCGCTACAAATGGATACGCGCTACCAATTGGTACTAAGGAATTTAAAACATTATTTACGATTACGGGAGGAATAA
- a CDS encoding carbohydrate kinase family protein, translated as MSQSDKEFILVYGDAFVDYIANDKTNTTFTKYLGGATINVAAGISRIGAPSALITITGDDETSEFCRQEIAKEGVNLDYAVYDPSKRVSGVYVHLTENCERVFKDYVDETPNLQVTPEQLQEEAFKRASLLNVCSGTMFEPTALATTRAAVDMAKEKGAIIAIDANIRPLRWDSEKQCRETISAFFEDADILKLTDEELFFLTETETIEEGLAKLDELLVPIILVTVGADGAFAVLNGEITHVPVEKVVPVDTTGAGDAFMAGILRYVHYNGLPTVKEDLVKCVSFSNKLGAMAATKPGALTALPSYEEIKHLIEE; from the coding sequence ATGAGTCAGTCAGACAAAGAATTCATCTTAGTATACGGAGATGCATTCGTTGATTATATTGCTAATGACAAAACGAATACGACATTTACAAAATATTTAGGTGGTGCAACGATTAATGTCGCGGCAGGAATTAGTCGAATTGGCGCACCGTCAGCTTTAATTACGATTACTGGAGATGACGAAACATCGGAATTTTGTCGTCAAGAAATCGCAAAAGAAGGCGTTAATTTAGATTATGCCGTATATGATCCTTCAAAGCGTGTTAGCGGTGTGTATGTCCATTTAACAGAAAACTGTGAGCGCGTATTTAAAGACTATGTCGATGAGACACCAAATTTACAAGTGACACCGGAGCAATTGCAGGAAGAGGCTTTCAAGCGTGCATCGCTCTTAAATGTATGCTCAGGTACGATGTTTGAGCCAACTGCATTAGCTACAACACGTGCAGCTGTAGATATGGCAAAGGAAAAGGGTGCCATTATTGCGATTGATGCCAATATTCGACCGTTACGCTGGGACTCAGAAAAGCAATGTAGGGAAACAATTTCTGCATTTTTTGAAGATGCGGATATATTAAAGCTTACGGATGAAGAATTATTTTTCTTAACGGAGACAGAAACGATTGAAGAAGGCTTAGCAAAATTAGACGAGCTATTAGTGCCAATAATTTTAGTAACGGTTGGTGCAGATGGTGCATTTGCGGTATTAAATGGAGAAATAACGCATGTGCCAGTAGAGAAGGTTGTACCAGTTGATACAACTGGTGCTGGAGATGCTTTCATGGCTGGCATTTTACGCTATGTTCACTATAATGGTTTACCAACTGTGAAGGAAGATTTAGTAAAGTGTGTGTCGTTTAGTAATAAGCTTGGCGCAATGGCTGCAACAAAGCCAGGTGCCTTAACTGCCTTACCAAGCTATGAAGAAATTAAGCATTTAATAGAAGAATAA
- a CDS encoding GNAT family N-acetyltransferase, with amino-acid sequence MSILIRQAQITEASAIAPLIYDAIGDIANNLTGEHELQKILASLEQLIKQTTNRHSYLNTYVAVQEEYVLGIVVLYDGKQGKVLDRQLEAQLATKMIHVSLDVEAHDDEYYIDTVCVSEKARGRGIGTKLLQFAEQQGKELGYDKISLNVELEKVDARRLYERMGYVVTEPWTIIEEPFHHMVKLLH; translated from the coding sequence ATGTCCATTTTAATAAGACAAGCTCAAATAACTGAAGCAAGTGCAATTGCTCCTCTAATTTATGATGCGATTGGTGACATTGCAAATAATTTGACTGGAGAGCACGAATTACAAAAAATTTTGGCTTCTTTAGAGCAGTTAATAAAGCAAACAACAAATCGACACAGTTATTTAAATACGTATGTAGCTGTACAAGAAGAATACGTTCTTGGTATCGTCGTTTTATATGATGGGAAACAAGGAAAAGTACTTGATCGTCAGCTTGAGGCACAGCTAGCAACTAAAATGATCCATGTCTCATTAGACGTAGAGGCACATGATGATGAGTATTACATTGATACAGTTTGTGTATCAGAAAAGGCTCGTGGACGAGGTATCGGGACAAAGCTTCTCCAATTTGCAGAACAGCAAGGAAAAGAGCTAGGCTACGACAAAATTTCGCTTAATGTTGAGCTTGAAAAAGTTGATGCACGCCGTTTATATGAACGGATGGGCTATGTTGTGACAGAACCTTGGACAATTATAGAAGAACCGTTTCATCATATGGTGAAATTGCTTCATTAG
- a CDS encoding DMT family transporter, translating into MKYTWIYPLLIVIASSSYGILSTIVKVAMQHGFTSSEAITSQYVFGFLLALILFITTQRTLPKLTKSGVITLVLAGILTAITGIVYGESLNYLPASLAVVMLFQFTWIGLFIDCGIKKRFPSRIELISLAFLIAGTIFAAGILDVDLSQIAWQGWALGLAAAFSFAAFLQVNSRPVEGVTTIGRTFILSIISLVVISVFLSPEIIWNGQIANGLWKFGIVLGLFGIILPILLFSIAAPKVGGALVSILSAMELPVAIIVSVIVLHESLTLLQVGGIILVLIGMILPSYFSSKKYTVKQRNEEAMIK; encoded by the coding sequence ATGAAATATACTTGGATATACCCTTTACTTATTGTCATCGCTTCAAGTAGCTATGGGATTTTATCAACAATTGTAAAGGTTGCAATGCAGCATGGCTTTACATCTTCAGAAGCGATTACAAGCCAGTATGTTTTTGGCTTTTTGCTGGCCCTAATTTTATTTATTACAACACAACGTACACTACCAAAATTAACAAAATCCGGCGTAATTACATTAGTCCTTGCTGGTATATTAACGGCGATTACTGGGATTGTTTATGGAGAATCTCTTAACTATTTACCAGCATCACTCGCAGTTGTAATGCTGTTCCAATTCACTTGGATCGGACTATTCATAGATTGTGGCATAAAAAAACGATTCCCTAGCCGAATCGAGTTAATTTCTTTAGCCTTTTTAATCGCTGGTACAATTTTTGCGGCGGGTATACTTGATGTCGATTTATCACAAATTGCATGGCAAGGCTGGGCACTTGGTTTAGCTGCTGCCTTTAGTTTTGCTGCCTTTTTACAAGTAAACTCTCGACCAGTAGAAGGTGTGACAACGATTGGTCGAACATTTATTTTATCTATCATTTCATTAGTTGTTATTTCGGTCTTTTTATCGCCAGAAATTATATGGAATGGACAAATTGCAAATGGCTTATGGAAGTTTGGTATAGTGCTTGGACTATTCGGCATTATTTTACCTATCCTTTTGTTTTCAATTGCTGCTCCAAAAGTTGGGGGCGCACTCGTATCTATTTTAAGTGCAATGGAATTACCGGTAGCCATTATTGTTTCAGTCATTGTATTACATGAAAGCTTGACCCTTTTACAGGTTGGGGGCATCATTCTCGTCTTAATCGGCATGATTTTGCCGTCCTATTTTTCGTCTAAAAAATATACGGTAAAGCAACGCAACGAGGAAGCTATGATTAAATAG